A part of Elusimicrobiota bacterium genomic DNA contains:
- a CDS encoding NUDIX domain-containing protein produces the protein MSSETKREHSAGGVIFEDGRVLLILMSNLKGEKVWTFPKGHLEDGEAAEAAALREVVEETGFYCEIARELYKAEYSFVRNGIPVNKDVRWYLMKRVGGDGIPKTPDEIFDMKWCALAEAGSFLTYPSDFQLLELLEDYSKI, from the coding sequence ATGTCGTCTGAAACAAAGCGCGAACACTCAGCCGGCGGTGTAATTTTTGAAGACGGAAGGGTCCTTCTGATATTGATGTCTAACCTTAAAGGCGAAAAAGTCTGGACTTTCCCGAAAGGCCACCTGGAAGACGGGGAAGCCGCCGAAGCGGCGGCTTTAAGGGAAGTGGTGGAAGAAACCGGCTTTTATTGCGAGATAGCCCGCGAACTCTATAAGGCCGAATACTCGTTCGTCAGGAACGGCATCCCGGTGAACAAAGACGTACGCTGGTATCTGATGAAACGCGTCGGCGGGGACGGGATACCGAAAACGCCGGACGAGATCTTCGACATGAAATGGTGCGCGCTGGCGGAGGCGGGATCTTTTCTCACGTATCCGAGCGATTTCCAGCTGCTGGAACTTCTGGAAGACTACTCAAAGATTTAA
- a CDS encoding carboxypeptidase regulatory-like domain-containing protein, with the protein MKGNYGKDMYFRVALKSFARYLVPVLLVTGCWLPVTGVAAELAGATKKIQRNAVAMGGKRSSGATKTMSATAGESAISISTGQSKKIRKGHHSIRYYPATILDLSAKTGSAYGEAILTWTAPGADGMAGRASGYRLAFSTTGPMTSEAGFDKAAVYSQSFAPLPAGAAESRVLSKLPLGTTVYFAVKGIEPSGNRGYISNCPSAYVTAPASIFGTVAYSGAQGGKLVVAVFDSTRVFTTANLLAFTQLAQAGGYSLTGIKPGSTFYTAGFVDVNQNLKPDTGEDYGFYGGTSPILLGNLASAESATGVDFEILAASTAQSGTISGNILYSGAQSGLLRIEVFNNSAFSGQPVAAISTSSAGAYSLSVPGDIAYFMRAFIDQNSNAVFDAGEASGLFGPKNQGAEPVFVPKQGASPGKDITIYDPGCSAAGCSGFGTSTISPSTVTAGSLADITIQLIVGPSGMQPGGLAGFGVAPGWGALQNNCTGCNAYVALTLTSTNTVEAALDADPSTAGLEPLTGQFSATARVMSGSLNPGDTVQFTVSKLPAPCSSNTSIFKVITAQNANAAAQSLFSGSPAILVQPGGAVTMAFSPVSLVLTQFTTSQALLMSGRDLCGGVAAVSNPTDVIVSGRVYSFSTGLFDPDPGLQFSTSQGDSFSTPMTVTFSAGQSSATLFAIVSSTGSKHIQAEYILEGTTRYAYCAVNTLQGDPFSKVNLSSGAFATNRTSMTITPDGDGTGDMAFINFNLADPALSWKVQISSSPFDSGGPAIWQSLGYGSALPGKVAWDGRINLGAEAGRTVPSGDYYVLISAGGASTDTLRINVIVNQVSGQVTDPGITPAVPVPDVKVQAFGPVGGQVVTDPAGRYLMSGLSIGTYTFTFSKGQYLSVSSKTIVASTITVLNIPLLRAPILEVIPTLQAGATQSYEQWGELSVYTTGWIKSFVQPIRLPAGTTTFDDGGQWNPSLQQFVTRTRFRFEVALDTYTIAAQLAGYFPVSSAAYVGSKGLELTLPQLNRRVNLSGTISLSTATNPNPNPSGLTVSVLALSGGSAKGSALASLSSGTISATYLITGVEPGSYTLRGFAPGFESVSSGPVIVSVLDITGIDPPPFKEGGVILGTVTVTGDTSGFAQLAGSTYPISIGITAWSQQTAAQNRATVYLASAPAASSAQYRIPGLTPGTSYQIFADISFGADAAFQSPGGFPKTVFISTQTRTAKLNFTFEKASGAVAGLLRLPNPANEIGAPAPDFTLANLKWKILKSDDPQRVGRTFEARISTSLPVFLCGGTAPSAGTAPGCAAGISSATFRLSGFRTETLELEMSYTPTGRSSVVTVAAVNGSTVPATLDMRGETYSISGKIINQVSDPLFNTNALVSQNAPFYAPAGYPANISSTTARVEAIRKEFGELQTQVSTFTFDAARTRVGFLDPAGNFAITGVQNGVYLVRTLPLRAETTGQVLVPSKEQFVTIANASMTGVDFTLSDGFSVSGSIMLDQGLSDARALSLSLKNKRGETVDEIDLLLGNPGAGVAASSADYLFERVPLGGFYTLEAKDLGAPVKYVARPLSFPDRTTSPDGLQGDVSGMEILLKRAGAITGKLRDANSDSLITETNATLLAPNFRIFAIANPWAEGGYVIAKSSVSQRPIEADGTFRIEPITPGVTYDIHFEQDSWDMAFLNAGSQNYAPALIAQLTLSAGQVKDIGIVDLNQGQSITGTVSGASGKLLPNITVSAVPALVENPASVNTQTASDGSYTLWVSSFISQYFDLTASAREDNLEEAEGTTLYAPKTLRVDLQKSAVVDFILEPLLGKVTGQVLTADGGALSYPFGDQKGFPAAAVYLQRDGTISQINPLGDILAKTETDGTFAVPGLSTGTYSLNAVSLGYMVHSSTVSVTTGTVSAGELSLVRSASVIGSIRKADTASPTGYSCPNDQEVSAIAAADDNFTQHILGTVEKDPVAHTVCSYEISGFKTGLDYQLALLGASENDIVFPYEGAVSFEAQESTATKTVNLTYRVPVPECLPTFKYLGNNQIQLKFRCNKALRNETGPDNDLDYILQKTTYTSAGANLLSPDGTGQFLGNDKKLLQGRKNLTAVYRPAKNEEKFSVRLRAFTAALDPSSGNNYQMDQVFDFYTAVDASKSKNMNNMQGGNLDMESGEDSSKSKKNSSIQSGNLVMGSVGDAGNIENTSIAVPPGAFVEDGATDAQPGTSAIVGVNKGRTKEQAKAQALSRGVTPLSTEERLKDPGAFPPRMAAAIQALNAGRVKGFEPQSTGRSVVTPFSAFYDIFLPAGIRHELKNKARLTLSYDASLSTSASPTNLNIWYFNSATQKFELEEDSRQIDTANNTVSALVDHFSVFVVLASTPLYISTSPFAGAGIEAFNFPNPFNLETKTRALNLNAGGGNYASGTVQVTTRGTIIRVGVPKGVSGQGKIRIYNLAGELVREYDCGYLDGAAGAAGAGTYFYFEWDGRNGAGRDVASDVYLGEIRIGGQKKIWKMAVVKDPKYK; encoded by the coding sequence ATGAAGGGAAACTACGGCAAAGATATGTATTTTAGAGTTGCTTTAAAATCTTTTGCAAGATACCTTGTACCGGTCTTGCTGGTTACCGGTTGCTGGTTACCGGTTACTGGTGTTGCCGCGGAGCTTGCGGGAGCAACTAAGAAGATACAGCGCAATGCCGTAGCCATGGGTGGAAAACGCTCCTCGGGCGCGACGAAAACCATGAGCGCCACGGCGGGAGAAAGCGCGATCTCCATCTCGACCGGCCAGTCAAAGAAAATACGCAAGGGGCATCATTCCATAAGATACTACCCGGCTACGATACTCGACCTCAGCGCCAAAACAGGCTCCGCGTACGGGGAGGCCATACTGACCTGGACGGCTCCCGGAGCGGACGGGATGGCGGGAAGGGCCTCGGGATACAGGCTCGCATTCTCAACAACCGGCCCCATGACTTCCGAAGCCGGTTTCGATAAGGCGGCGGTCTACTCCCAGAGTTTTGCGCCGTTGCCGGCGGGCGCGGCGGAAAGCCGGGTCTTGAGCAAACTGCCTTTAGGCACAACAGTTTATTTCGCTGTCAAAGGAATTGAGCCCTCGGGCAACAGAGGCTACATTTCAAATTGTCCCTCGGCATATGTAACCGCGCCCGCTAGCATATTCGGAACGGTCGCCTACTCCGGCGCGCAGGGCGGCAAGCTTGTTGTCGCGGTTTTTGATTCCACACGGGTTTTCACAACGGCAAACCTCCTGGCTTTCACACAGCTCGCCCAGGCCGGCGGCTATAGTCTCACCGGCATTAAACCGGGCAGCACCTTCTATACCGCGGGATTCGTGGATGTGAACCAGAACCTGAAACCTGATACCGGGGAGGACTACGGTTTTTATGGCGGTACTTCTCCCATATTACTCGGTAATCTGGCCTCGGCGGAATCCGCAACAGGAGTCGATTTTGAGATCCTGGCGGCCTCCACCGCGCAATCGGGGACGATTTCCGGCAATATCTTGTACTCGGGCGCGCAATCCGGGTTGTTGCGCATAGAGGTTTTTAACAATTCGGCCTTCTCGGGCCAGCCGGTAGCGGCGATATCCACAAGTTCCGCCGGCGCATATTCGCTCAGTGTCCCGGGCGATATCGCCTATTTCATGCGCGCGTTCATTGATCAGAACTCCAACGCGGTTTTTGATGCCGGTGAAGCTTCGGGGCTCTTTGGACCCAAAAACCAGGGAGCCGAACCTGTCTTCGTTCCCAAGCAGGGAGCCTCTCCCGGAAAGGATATTACTATCTACGACCCCGGCTGCTCTGCGGCGGGCTGCTCGGGCTTTGGAACGTCAACCATCTCCCCGTCGACAGTTACGGCCGGCAGCCTGGCTGACATTACCATTCAACTTATAGTCGGGCCTTCCGGAATGCAGCCCGGCGGTCTTGCCGGATTCGGCGTAGCTCCCGGATGGGGCGCGCTGCAGAACAACTGCACGGGATGCAATGCTTATGTCGCTTTGACGCTGACAAGCACAAATACCGTGGAGGCGGCTTTAGATGCCGACCCTTCCACTGCCGGCCTGGAGCCTCTGACAGGGCAATTCTCCGCCACGGCCAGAGTAATGTCAGGCTCTTTGAATCCGGGAGACACCGTCCAGTTCACTGTTTCAAAACTTCCGGCTCCATGCTCGTCCAATACGAGCATATTCAAAGTGATCACAGCCCAGAACGCTAATGCGGCGGCGCAGTCCCTTTTCTCGGGCTCGCCCGCCATTTTAGTCCAGCCTGGCGGGGCCGTTACAATGGCTTTCTCGCCGGTAAGTCTGGTTCTTACGCAGTTCACCACCTCCCAGGCCCTGCTCATGTCAGGCAGGGACCTCTGCGGAGGCGTAGCGGCCGTTTCCAACCCCACGGATGTTATTGTTTCCGGCAGAGTCTACAGCTTCTCCACCGGGCTGTTCGACCCGGACCCGGGTTTACAGTTTTCCACTTCCCAGGGGGATAGCTTCTCCACACCCATGACGGTAACATTTTCAGCCGGCCAGTCGTCCGCAACTTTGTTCGCTATAGTCTCCTCCACCGGCTCAAAGCACATTCAGGCCGAATATATACTGGAGGGAACGACCCGCTACGCCTATTGTGCGGTAAATACCCTTCAGGGCGACCCTTTCTCCAAAGTTAACCTGTCAAGCGGCGCATTTGCCACTAACCGCACTTCCATGACGATAACTCCGGACGGCGACGGAACGGGCGACATGGCCTTCATAAACTTCAACCTTGCCGACCCCGCCCTCTCATGGAAAGTGCAGATCTCCTCAAGCCCCTTTGACTCGGGCGGGCCGGCCATCTGGCAGTCTCTGGGTTACGGCAGCGCGTTGCCGGGGAAGGTGGCCTGGGACGGAAGAATAAACCTCGGCGCTGAAGCCGGGCGCACGGTCCCATCCGGAGACTATTACGTGCTCATCTCAGCGGGAGGAGCTTCAACCGATACCCTTAGGATAAATGTAATCGTAAACCAGGTTTCGGGCCAGGTGACGGACCCTGGCATCACCCCCGCCGTGCCTGTGCCGGATGTGAAAGTGCAGGCTTTCGGGCCTGTCGGGGGCCAGGTCGTTACCGATCCGGCCGGGCGTTACCTTATGTCAGGGCTTTCCATAGGAACATACACCTTCACATTTTCAAAGGGGCAGTATCTCTCCGTCTCTAGCAAAACCATCGTGGCAAGCACGATCACCGTACTTAATATTCCGCTTTTGCGCGCGCCCATTCTTGAGGTGATACCGACCCTGCAAGCCGGGGCCACGCAGTCTTATGAGCAATGGGGAGAGCTTTCCGTATACACTACCGGCTGGATAAAAAGTTTCGTGCAGCCCATAAGGCTTCCGGCCGGAACCACTACTTTTGACGACGGCGGGCAGTGGAATCCCTCGCTGCAGCAGTTCGTAACCCGCACGCGCTTCCGCTTTGAGGTCGCACTGGACACCTACACTATCGCCGCGCAGCTGGCGGGGTATTTCCCCGTGTCAAGCGCGGCATATGTCGGTTCCAAGGGGCTCGAGCTGACCCTGCCGCAGTTGAACAGGCGGGTCAATCTCTCCGGGACCATCTCATTGTCAACCGCCACGAACCCCAACCCGAATCCCTCCGGCCTGACGGTATCCGTGCTGGCTCTGTCGGGAGGCTCCGCGAAAGGATCGGCCCTCGCAAGCCTGTCGTCCGGAACCATCAGCGCGACGTATCTTATAACCGGCGTGGAGCCCGGCAGCTATACGCTGCGCGGTTTCGCGCCGGGTTTCGAGTCCGTCTCAAGCGGGCCGGTAATTGTGAGTGTGTTGGATATAACGGGCATTGACCCTCCTCCGTTTAAGGAGGGGGGTGTGATTTTGGGAACGGTTACCGTAACAGGCGACACCTCCGGATTTGCCCAGCTTGCCGGTTCCACATACCCGATCTCTATAGGCATTACCGCGTGGTCCCAGCAGACGGCCGCCCAGAACCGGGCAACGGTCTATCTCGCCTCCGCTCCCGCCGCCTCCTCGGCGCAATACAGGATACCGGGCCTCACGCCCGGAACGAGCTATCAGATCTTCGCGGATATCTCGTTTGGCGCTGATGCTGCTTTCCAGAGCCCGGGCGGATTCCCCAAGACTGTGTTTATTTCCACACAGACCCGCACCGCCAAGCTCAATTTCACTTTTGAAAAGGCGAGCGGGGCGGTGGCCGGGCTTTTGCGCCTGCCGAACCCCGCGAATGAAATAGGCGCGCCGGCGCCGGACTTCACGCTGGCGAACCTTAAATGGAAAATACTCAAGTCGGACGACCCTCAAAGGGTGGGCAGGACATTTGAGGCCCGGATATCCACAAGCCTTCCGGTATTTTTGTGCGGCGGGACTGCGCCCTCCGCCGGAACGGCGCCCGGCTGCGCCGCCGGCATCTCCAGCGCCACATTCAGGCTTTCGGGGTTCAGAACGGAAACGCTGGAACTGGAGATGTCCTATACCCCTACGGGGAGATCCAGTGTGGTCACTGTGGCGGCCGTGAACGGTTCCACCGTGCCGGCGACGCTTGATATGCGCGGCGAAACCTATTCTATTTCGGGGAAAATAATAAACCAGGTCTCGGACCCGCTCTTTAACACGAACGCGCTGGTAAGCCAGAACGCGCCGTTCTACGCCCCCGCAGGCTACCCCGCGAACATTTCCTCCACCACGGCCCGCGTGGAGGCGATAAGGAAGGAGTTCGGCGAGCTTCAGACCCAGGTCTCCACTTTCACTTTTGACGCCGCCAGGACGAGGGTGGGCTTCCTTGACCCGGCCGGCAATTTTGCCATAACCGGCGTCCAGAACGGCGTCTATCTTGTGCGGACCCTGCCGCTTAGAGCCGAAACCACCGGGCAGGTACTTGTTCCTTCCAAAGAGCAGTTCGTTACCATAGCCAACGCCAGCATGACGGGAGTGGATTTCACGCTCTCGGACGGCTTCTCCGTTTCCGGCAGCATAATGCTTGACCAGGGGCTTTCGGACGCAAGGGCCTTGAGTCTTTCCTTAAAGAACAAGCGCGGCGAGACCGTGGACGAGATCGACCTCTTGCTGGGGAATCCCGGCGCGGGAGTCGCCGCAAGTTCCGCGGATTACCTTTTTGAGCGCGTACCGTTAGGCGGCTTCTACACACTGGAAGCGAAGGACCTGGGCGCGCCCGTCAAATATGTCGCCCGGCCGCTCTCGTTCCCGGACCGCACCACCTCCCCCGACGGGCTGCAGGGCGACGTTTCCGGCATGGAGATATTGCTGAAACGCGCCGGCGCCATAACCGGGAAGCTCCGCGACGCGAACTCGGATTCCCTTATCACAGAGACGAACGCTACCCTGCTTGCGCCCAATTTCAGGATCTTCGCCATTGCCAACCCCTGGGCGGAAGGCGGGTATGTTATTGCCAAATCCAGCGTCTCCCAAAGGCCGATAGAAGCCGACGGGACGTTCCGCATCGAGCCTATAACCCCCGGGGTAACTTACGATATCCACTTTGAGCAGGATAGCTGGGACATGGCCTTCCTCAACGCCGGCAGCCAGAACTATGCCCCGGCGTTAATAGCGCAGCTGACCCTTTCCGCCGGCCAGGTGAAAGATATAGGCATCGTGGACCTGAACCAGGGCCAGTCTATCACGGGGACCGTTTCCGGCGCCTCAGGGAAACTCCTCCCGAACATAACCGTGAGCGCGGTGCCGGCGCTTGTGGAGAATCCGGCCTCGGTAAACACACAGACCGCCTCCGACGGCAGCTATACCTTATGGGTGTCCAGCTTCATTTCGCAATATTTCGACCTGACCGCCTCAGCCAGGGAAGACAACCTTGAGGAAGCGGAGGGAACGACCCTCTACGCTCCGAAAACTCTGCGCGTCGACTTACAAAAATCAGCCGTGGTAGACTTTATTCTCGAGCCTCTTCTGGGCAAGGTAACGGGGCAGGTGCTTACCGCCGACGGCGGCGCGCTCTCCTATCCCTTCGGCGACCAGAAAGGCTTTCCCGCGGCGGCGGTTTACCTGCAGCGCGACGGGACCATTTCCCAGATAAATCCTCTAGGGGATATTCTCGCCAAGACGGAGACCGACGGGACTTTCGCGGTCCCCGGCCTTTCCACGGGGACATACAGCCTGAACGCGGTAAGCCTCGGCTACATGGTTCACTCGTCCACTGTCTCGGTGACTACAGGCACGGTATCGGCCGGGGAGCTCTCCCTGGTACGGAGCGCATCGGTGATCGGTTCCATAAGAAAAGCCGACACCGCCTCGCCCACGGGCTACTCATGCCCGAACGATCAGGAGGTCAGCGCAATAGCGGCTGCGGACGACAATTTCACGCAACACATTCTGGGGACCGTGGAGAAAGACCCTGTAGCCCACACTGTGTGTTCCTACGAGATCTCGGGCTTCAAGACCGGGCTTGACTACCAGCTGGCGCTGCTCGGCGCTTCTGAAAATGATATCGTTTTCCCCTATGAGGGGGCCGTCTCTTTCGAGGCGCAGGAGTCCACCGCCACGAAGACGGTCAATCTGACCTACCGGGTGCCGGTCCCGGAGTGCCTCCCCACTTTCAAATACCTGGGCAACAACCAGATCCAGCTCAAATTCCGCTGCAATAAGGCCTTAAGAAACGAGACCGGACCGGATAACGACCTTGATTATATTCTCCAGAAGACGACTTACACCTCCGCGGGCGCCAATCTCTTATCTCCCGACGGGACCGGCCAATTCCTGGGGAACGACAAGAAGCTTCTGCAGGGACGCAAGAACCTGACCGCTGTCTATCGGCCGGCCAAGAACGAGGAAAAATTCAGCGTGAGACTGCGGGCTTTCACCGCCGCTTTAGATCCTTCCTCGGGGAACAACTATCAAATGGACCAGGTTTTCGACTTCTATACCGCGGTGGACGCCTCCAAGTCGAAGAACATGAATAATATGCAGGGCGGAAATCTGGATATGGAATCCGGGGAGGACTCCTCCAAGTCCAAGAAGAACAGCAGCATACAGAGCGGCAACCTGGTTATGGGATCTGTGGGGGATGCGGGGAACATAGAAAACACCAGCATTGCGGTGCCGCCGGGCGCTTTCGTGGAGGACGGGGCAACGGACGCCCAACCCGGAACCTCCGCAATAGTGGGGGTAAATAAAGGCAGGACTAAGGAACAAGCCAAAGCTCAGGCCTTAAGCCGGGGAGTGACGCCTCTTTCCACGGAGGAGCGCCTTAAGGACCCGGGCGCTTTCCCGCCCCGCATGGCCGCGGCTATCCAGGCTTTAAATGCCGGACGGGTAAAAGGGTTCGAGCCTCAGTCCACCGGCAGGTCGGTGGTTACGCCTTTCAGCGCTTTCTACGACATCTTCCTGCCCGCCGGAATCAGGCATGAGCTCAAGAATAAAGCGAGACTCACCCTCTCCTACGACGCGTCGCTGTCTACCTCGGCGTCCCCTACGAACCTGAATATCTGGTATTTCAACTCCGCCACCCAGAAATTCGAGCTGGAGGAGGACAGCAGGCAGATCGACACCGCGAACAATACGGTTTCTGCGCTGGTGGACCATTTCTCTGTTTTCGTCGTGCTGGCTTCCACACCACTGTATATCTCCACCAGTCCGTTCGCGGGAGCGGGGATAGAGGCCTTCAACTTCCCGAACCCCTTCAACCTGGAGACGAAAACCAGGGCTTTAAACCTGAACGCCGGCGGCGGGAATTACGCGTCCGGAACGGTTCAGGTTACCACGCGGGGGACTATAATCCGGGTCGGGGTGCCGAAAGGCGTTTCGGGGCAGGGGAAGATACGCATATACAACCTGGCGGGAGAGCTGGTCAGGGAATACGACTGCGGGTATCTTGACGGCGCCGCCGGAGCCGCGGGGGCCGGAACATATTTCTACTTTGAATGGGACGGCAGGAACGGCGCCGGCCGGGACGTGGCCAGCGACGTTTATTTAGGCGAGATCAGGATAGGCGGGCAAAAGAAAATATGGAAAATGGCCGTGGTGAAGGATCCGAAGTATAAATGA
- a CDS encoding FecR family protein gives MRYIISIIAAVALAQSAYCAYIASYKGEVEYKKASSQEWKRLEGAAGQKLAGGDELMTKRASVAEIRMDSGSMIKLAPVSDLKLSDENGVQASLELYTGKLRAWVRKKIATRFQIWTPAAVCAVRGTEFSLEVDPQTLHTQVDLFRGTLAVRDILGNELMLQEGRRLSVAPEGLGVPQQISKLLESERQGGRETLTKELGLAMSKEAVLAAAAEEIKLAEYQQGKSLIDVSGNRVQLEEYVMRPAADQFKLVVLNKRESRLDYFFYKGTFNTTLPSDLSLALRQLGGTPQSPSWYLTAYQTGRSNTIDAVEENASGGHPVDINHNLDLSDDVDSYFDSATDIFVPVTGAFYKTLFDYYSIKYDGTQTYAWEPASGIAPFAAGVGGIQNTGSDLKTAIFGGSASYAIDSSFPDGTFLHNRIRETYGAGADFTQYDNYIIDNDGKTAGIADFAGVTSGPQYKEALLKWNFQQVITSSFFGGRKIDLVVEPKILIQSGLVQ, from the coding sequence ATGAGATATATCATCTCAATTATCGCGGCGGTCGCGCTGGCGCAGAGCGCTTATTGCGCTTATATTGCCTCATATAAGGGAGAGGTGGAGTATAAAAAGGCCTCATCCCAGGAGTGGAAACGGCTTGAAGGTGCCGCCGGGCAGAAACTTGCCGGCGGAGACGAACTGATGACCAAGCGCGCTTCCGTGGCTGAAATACGAATGGATTCCGGCTCCATGATAAAGCTGGCCCCAGTATCGGATCTCAAGCTTTCGGACGAGAACGGCGTACAGGCCTCGCTGGAACTCTATACGGGTAAATTGCGGGCCTGGGTGCGGAAAAAAATCGCCACCAGATTTCAAATATGGACACCGGCGGCGGTCTGCGCCGTGCGGGGCACAGAATTCTCCCTGGAGGTGGACCCGCAGACATTGCATACGCAGGTGGATCTTTTCCGCGGGACACTCGCGGTCAGGGACATCCTTGGAAACGAGCTGATGCTTCAGGAGGGCCGCCGGCTTTCCGTTGCCCCTGAAGGGCTTGGCGTGCCGCAGCAGATCTCAAAGCTGCTTGAAAGCGAGCGCCAGGGCGGCAGGGAGACGCTGACGAAGGAACTGGGGCTGGCGATGTCAAAAGAGGCGGTTTTGGCCGCCGCGGCCGAGGAGATAAAGCTGGCCGAGTATCAGCAGGGGAAATCGCTTATCGACGTTTCCGGGAACCGCGTACAGCTTGAAGAGTATGTGATGCGCCCCGCGGCCGACCAGTTCAAGCTGGTGGTGCTCAATAAGCGGGAAAGCCGGCTGGACTACTTTTTCTACAAAGGCACGTTCAACACAACGCTGCCCTCCGACCTGAGCCTCGCCCTCAGGCAGCTGGGCGGCACGCCGCAATCCCCTTCGTGGTATCTGACCGCATACCAGACCGGAAGGTCAAATACTATAGACGCAGTGGAGGAAAACGCCTCGGGCGGACATCCCGTGGATATAAACCACAACCTTGACCTGTCCGACGATGTGGACTCATATTTCGATTCCGCCACGGATATCTTTGTTCCCGTTACCGGAGCATTTTACAAAACCCTCTTTGACTACTATTCTATAAAGTACGACGGGACCCAAACCTATGCCTGGGAGCCCGCGTCCGGCATAGCCCCGTTCGCCGCCGGGGTTGGCGGCATCCAGAACACGGGCTCGGACCTTAAAACCGCCATTTTCGGCGGCAGCGCCAGCTACGCCATTGATTCAAGCTTTCCGGACGGGACATTCCTGCACAACCGTATACGCGAAACATACGGCGCGGGGGCTGATTTCACACAGTACGACAATTATATTATTGATAATGACGGCAAAACGGCGGGCATCGCGGACTTCGCCGGCGTAACCAGCGGGCCGCAGTACAAGGAAGCCCTGCTGAAGTGGAACTTTCAGCAGGTTATCACTTCAAGCTTTTTTGGCGGCCGCAAAATAGACCTTGTGGTGGAGCCGAAAATACTGATACAGTCGGGGCTTGTGCAATGA
- a CDS encoding SAM-dependent methyltransferase, whose protein sequence is MKKEKKRKTLYIFSYGIRPSQITLETLSALKKCDLVFSHSLEGGAGDFISGACKEFRMLRELDQRQTVNSVKKAFLTRGTVGFLTYGNPFFLNATTALINMEMKRAGICVRVMPAVSSFDAIINLMDLNKYSASGLRLVELATVMEDVPLTPEMDTLFFVVGELNLKENDRHRERFFEKLKKTYPGAQAAVLINCACIGDESGRLIKTSVARLKKAFGRADKVTTLFIPAVTNNAIGHRQKGCHKL, encoded by the coding sequence ATGAAAAAAGAAAAGAAAAGAAAAACGCTTTATATATTTTCCTACGGCATCAGGCCCTCGCAGATAACGCTTGAAACGCTGTCCGCTCTTAAAAAATGCGATCTGGTGTTTTCCCACAGCCTTGAAGGCGGGGCGGGGGATTTTATATCAGGAGCATGTAAAGAATTCCGCATGCTCAGGGAATTAGATCAGCGGCAAACAGTCAATTCGGTGAAAAAGGCGTTCCTGACGCGCGGGACCGTCGGTTTTCTCACTTACGGGAATCCGTTTTTCCTTAATGCCACCACGGCGCTTATCAATATGGAAATGAAGAGAGCCGGTATTTGTGTGCGGGTAATGCCAGCGGTTTCTTCTTTTGACGCTATAATTAACCTCATGGATTTAAATAAATATTCCGCCTCCGGTCTGCGCCTGGTTGAATTGGCGACCGTAATGGAGGATGTCCCTCTGACGCCGGAAATGGACACACTGTTTTTTGTGGTCGGGGAGCTTAATCTCAAGGAAAATGACCGGCACAGGGAAAGATTCTTTGAAAAGTTAAAAAAAACCTATCCCGGCGCCCAAGCCGCCGTTCTTATAAATTGCGCGTGCATTGGCGACGAGTCCGGCAGGTTAATTAAGACCAGCGTGGCCCGGCTTAAAAAAGCTTTTGGCAGGGCCGATAAAGTTACGACCTTGTTTATTCCAGCAGTAACTAACAACGCCATAGGCCATAGGCAAAAAGGCTGCCATAAGCTTTAG
- the gatC gene encoding Asp-tRNA(Asn)/Glu-tRNA(Gln) amidotransferase subunit GatC, which translates to MIKFTEITKKDVEYIAELARLGLTEEEENLYAGQLKKILFWMEELNSADTSGIEPTAHILGLENVLREDKPELFPDREAILKNAPQRENDLMKACYLKLYGLVTK; encoded by the coding sequence ATGATAAAATTTACGGAAATAACAAAAAAAGACGTGGAATATATAGCGGAACTGGCGCGGCTGGGACTGACGGAAGAAGAAGAAAACCTTTATGCCGGCCAGCTGAAAAAGATTCTTTTCTGGATGGAAGAACTGAATTCCGCCGACACTTCCGGTATCGAGCCCACGGCGCATATCCTCGGCCTTGAGAATGTGCTGCGCGAAGACAAACCGGAACTTTTCCCCGACAGGGAAGCCATTTTAAAAAACGCGCCGCAGCGCGAAAACGATTTAATGAAAGCTTGCTATTTGAAACTATACGGACTTGTAACGAAATAA